From Longimicrobium sp.:
ACGCGGTTGCGCCCGGCGATCAGGTACTCGCCCGAGAGCTGGTTGCTGCGCACGCTGCGCTCCACGTAACGCAGTCTTTCGATGTCCAGCGGCAGGTTGGCGTTGATGCGCTCGGTGAAGCCGCTCTCGCGCCGCGCCTCGTTGTCCGCGCCGCGGTTGTACGAGTTGTTGAGCGACACGCGCCCTGCCGTCCCCAGCTTGGTGCTGACGTTGAAGAGGCCGCCCCACAGCACGCTCGTGCGCCCCGTGGTCCCCGCGAACTGCGACTCGATCTGCGGACGCGCATCCTGCCCCGCGATCACCGTGGCTCGGATCTGCTCCTCCGACGCCTCCGTGGCGCGCGTGTAGGTGCCAGACGCCAGGTAGCCGACGTCGCGCCCAAACATCCCCCGCGTGCCGCCGAGCGAGAAGCCGCTGGAGAGGTTGGGAAGCTCGCTGGCCGGCCGCGCGCTCCAGGTGTTGCGGAACGAGCCCGCGATCCGCGTCATGTCGTCGCGCGTCAGGTTGGCGAAGCTCCCCGCGCCGCGCACCATGAACGGCACCTCGCGCGAGCGCCCGCCGAACGCCAGCCACTCGTTCCCTGCGCTCGGCGCGAAGGGGAGGGTGCGGGCCGTGCCCACCGTGTTGTAGGCGGATGCGAAGGAGAAGGTGAACGTCGGGCGCGCCGGGAACTCGCGCGTGCGGATGTTCACCTGCGCGCCGCTGAAGTCGCCCGGCTGGTCAGGCGTAAAGGTCTTGGAAGTGGTGATGGACTGCAGGAGCGCCGCCGGGAAGAGGTCGAGCGGCACCACCTTGCGCTCCGGCTCGGGGCTGGGGATGCGGGCGCCGTTCAGCGAGGTGGTCGTGTAGCGCTCGCCGAGCCCGCGCACGAAGACGTACTTCCCATCCTGCACCGTGACTCCGCTCACCCGCTGCACCGCCTGCGCCGCATCCGAGTCCGGGCTCCGGGCGATCTGCTCGGACGTGACGCTGTTGACCACGCCGACCGCCGTGCGCTGCTCGTCCAGTGCCCGCGCGACGCTCCCCCGCTCGCGCGCCGCCGTCACCGTGATTCCGCCGAGCGACACCGCCTGCGCCGCCAGCGAGATGTCCAGCGTCACGGCGTTCGCCCCCACCTGCACCCCCGTCACCGTCTTCGTTGCGTGCCCGATGTGCGACGCGGCCACGCTGTACGTACCGCTCGGCACGCCGCGGATCGTGAACGTCCCATCGACGCCCGTAACGGCGCTGCGCACCGGCTGCACGATGACGGCGACGCGCGCCCCGGCGACGGGCTGGCCGGTGGCTGCATCCACCACCCGCCCCCCGATGCGCCCCGCCTGCGCGGCGGCGATCCCGGGGAGGAGGGCCAAAAGAAACACTGCGAGTGCGGTCCTGAGGGATCGGCTCGGCATTCGTCACGTACTCCGTTGAAGAAGGGCCGGCGCGCGCGCCGGCCTCGGTGTATCGTGACGCTAGCCGTGCTTCACATCGGTAGGAGCTTCGGGGAGTCACCGTCCCGTCACGAACCGGGAACGGTATAGGTGGGCGTCCGAAAACAGGGGGATAAATCCCCCGGCTGGAACCACGCGAAGACGGCTGAAGCCGTCTGGAGTGCGGCAGGTTGCGGTGCACGCCGGTGACACGGGCGCGATGAATCGCGCCCCTACGGTATCCGTGCGGCGCACAACGCGGTTCTCCCCCTCACCCGCCCTGCGCCCCCGCAGGCGGGGGAGGGGGCCGGGGGGAGGGGGCCCTCACCGCCCCGCCGCCCGCTCTACCTCGCGGTCGTGCATCTCCTCCTCCACCACGTCCGGAGCGGGGAGGAGGAAGCGGATGGTCGTGCCGCTGCCGGGCGTGCTTTCGGCGTCCACGGTGCCGCCGTGGGCCTCTACGAGGTGCTTGACAATGGCGAGGCCCAGCCCGGTGCCGCCCTCCTCGCGCGAGCGGGCGGCGTCGGCGCGGTAGAAGCGCTCAAAGATGCGGGGGAGGTGCGCGGCGGAGACGCCCGCGCCGTCGTCCGTGACGGAGACCTGGATCCACTCGCGTCCGTCGTTGCGCTGGCCGGCGGAGCGCGCGCTCACCTCGATGCGTCCGCCCTCTGGGACGTAGCGGATCGCGTTGCCCACCAGGTTGGACAGGATCTGGCGGAGCGCGGCGGGGTCGGCGAAGACGAACTCGTGCTCCGGCGGCACGTCGGTCACGAACTCGACGCGCTTCCTCTCCATCTGCACGCGGCCGGGGGCGATCGCCTCGTGCGCCGTCTCGGTGATGGAGACGATCTCCGGCTCCACGCGGAAGCCGCCGCTCTCGATGCGCGACAGGTCCAGCAGGTCGTCAACGATGCGCTGCAGGCGGTCCGCGTTGGCTTTCACCGTCTCCACGAACT
This genomic window contains:
- a CDS encoding TonB-dependent receptor encodes the protein MFLLALLPGIAAAQAGRIGGRVVDAATGQPVAGARVAVIVQPVRSAVTGVDGTFTIRGVPSGTYSVAASHIGHATKTVTGVQVGANAVTLDISLAAQAVSLGGITVTAARERGSVARALDEQRTAVGVVNSVTSEQIARSPDSDAAQAVQRVSGVTVQDGKYVFVRGLGERYTTTSLNGARIPSPEPERKVVPLDLFPAALLQSITTSKTFTPDQPGDFSGAQVNIRTREFPARPTFTFSFASAYNTVGTARTLPFAPSAGNEWLAFGGRSREVPFMVRGAGSFANLTRDDMTRIAGSFRNTWSARPASELPNLSSGFSLGGTRGMFGRDVGYLASGTYTRATEASEEQIRATVIAGQDARPQIESQFAGTTGRTSVLWGGLFNVSTKLGTAGRVSLNNSYNRGADNEARRESGFTERINANLPLDIERLRYVERSVRSNQLSGEYLIAGRNRVDWSFTSSGVERVEPDRSEIVYARERDPATGVELAPAWFGGSNEGAVRTFSDLRETSLEGAANFQHEIGGHRIKLGGLYRATDRQADNHAYSVSALGTLTREQREARPEEIFDGRYTQPGSRIFNVTPLGAGGSYDAADRLASGYGMVELALMEKVRFIGGARLERSEVVLNAAPTSGAAVTSRPSYTDVLPSAAVNVSLTDVQNLRFSLTRTLSRPEYRELAPVLYREVLGGESVRGNPDLRRALIDNADARWEWYPGSGQLLSFGLFAKRFHDPIERVYLATSGTPVVTFVNARQATNYGLETEMRTDLGMLSETLEPLTVFANATLMRSRIEIGDSLSSKTSDRRPMVGQSPYVLNTGVTYADGGTSATVLFNVAGRRIVSAAEAPLPDVYELPRHVLDLSLRFPVGRGVEAKVDARNLLDEPYEVRQGDLVREYHRMGRTLSVGATLKR